One Plasmodium yoelii strain 17X genome assembly, chromosome: 5 genomic window, ATTGTTCATTAAAAAGTCATGTACAAATAAGATATTATCAAGAAAAGGCATTAAGAAAAATGTTTAGTAATGGTAGAAGCAGATCAGGTATAATAGTATTGCCTTGTGGTGTTGGTAAAACATTAACTGGTATAACTGCAGCAAGTACTATAAAAAAATCTTCCTTATTTTTAACAACATCAGCAGTAGCTGTTGAGCAATGGAAGAAACAGTTTGAAGATTTTACAAATATTCATCCAAGGCATATAAGAATATTAACATCAGATTATAAGTTTGATTTATGGCCAATTAATGAGGCTGGCGTATTAATATCAACATATACTATGTTGGCATATTCAGGTAAAAGAAGTGAacaaagtttaaaaattgttaatgATATAAGAAGAAGAGAATGGGGTTTATTAGTTTTTGACGAAGTGCAATTTGCCCCTGCGCCATCATTTAGAAGAATTAATGATATAGTAAAGTCACATTGTAAACTTGGGCTTACTGCTACATTAGTTAGAGAAGATTTGCTTATAAGAGATTTGCAATGGATTATTGGGCCTAAGTTATATGAAGCTAATTGGGTAGAATTACAAAATAAAGGATTTTTGGCAAAAGCTTTATGCAAAGAAATTTGGTGTAGTATGCCAAGttctttttataaatattatttaaaatcaAATAGCTTTATAAAACGACGATTATATACATGTAATCCTAGAAAATTAATGATGTgtgaatatttaataaaatatcatgaacaaaataatgataaaattatagtttttagtgataatatatttgcaCTATTACATATAGCAAAAACTTTGAATAAACCTTTTATTTATGGTAAATTGTCACCTATTGAAAGAATtgcaataataaataaatttaaaaatgattCAACAATTAATACTATTTTGTTAAGTAAGGTCGGAGATAATGCCATAGATATACCTATAGCAAATGTTGTTATACAaatatcatttaattttgCTTCGAGAAGGCAAGAAGCACAAAGATTAGGAAGAATTATTCGACCAAAAAACAAagcaaatgaaaaaaaaaatatcaatgaTCCTGATtcgtttttttattctttagTTAGTAAAGATACTATTGAAATGTGTTACTCAGATAAAAGGCAACGATTTCTTATAAACCAAGGATATGCTTATAATGTTCTTAGTGATAATATTGttgattttaataaattaaatttagtatataaaaataaaaaaattcaagATAATTTACTTAAATGTATTTTGGCTAGTACAGATGATGGaaataatgatgaagatGATGATGCATTTGATGATATGAATTTTAAAAAGGAAACCCCCAAAACTAATAAAAGGAATAATAGTGTTTTATCAAGTAATAATGACAATTTATTGAGAAAATCAGATAGTGACGGACTTTTAAAATTATCTACAAATATGGATATAAcatttaatgataaaaaaaaaactgcTTCGAAAAAGTTTGCAGATAAACACATTCTTTTCAGAAAATTTTTGAATCAAAACCGATAAATCAAGATATACAAAGAAGTTATTGTTCGAAGGGAtagtttttaattttgttttgtGTGTCcctataaatatgaaaatataaaaaaaacgaaattgCAAAAATACAGCCATCAAAATGTATATTGCAATTCTTTGCATCGTaacagttttttttttttcattttttttcccatttttttttgtaaaaatatatatttcggTATATTTGCTACTATaccatgta contains:
- a CDS encoding TFIIH basal transcription factor complex helicase XPB subunit, putative — translated: MDDPNDYMYDNINTHGLNKRSDILYEDYYAKNVKRRRFKSSEKITEENEELPKKGKRKLKEYYEVLFDNKIINLPFSADSINVQQRGFHDYSKEMKLKKNHMNKPLWICSDGFIYLEMFNSCSKQASDFLITIAEPICRPEIIHEFQLTIFSLYAAISVGITLDELLLNLDKFSKNILPSELVYSITKSAESFGKVKLVLRENKYYIEAKDKFELDYLLNNNIIKNARVYSTDVNNNNNDSKKTNIFNLNNNFMGNNRVDNNTGASSGNILNEEVENKKQKDAYVTYEAPVLDTTQLGFKISESEKQLMLEETKKNGNDNSNENSAEVYSFEVNCDKIEEVKQEALQTMQRPLLMEYDFRRDKKNPNLNCSLKSHVQIRYYQEKALRKMFSNGRSRSGIIVLPCGVGKTLTGITAASTIKKSSLFLTTSAVAVEQWKKQFEDFTNIHPRHIRILTSDYKFDLWPINEAGVLISTYTMLAYSGKRSEQSLKIVNDIRRREWGLLVFDEVQFAPAPSFRRINDIVKSHCKLGLTATLVREDLLIRDLQWIIGPKLYEANWVELQNKGFLAKALCKEIWCSMPSSFYKYYLKSNSFIKRRLYTCNPRKLMMCEYLIKYHEQNNDKIIVFSDNIFALLHIAKTLNKPFIYGKLSPIERIAIINKFKNDSTINTILLSKVGDNAIDIPIANVVIQISFNFASRRQEAQRLGRIIRPKNKANEKKNINDPDSFFYSLVSKDTIEMCYSDKRQRFLINQGYAYNVLSDNIVDFNKLNLVYKNKKIQDNLLKCILASTDDGNNDEDDDAFDDMNFKKETPKTNKRNNSVLSSNNDNLLRKSDSDGLLKLSTNMDITFNDKKKTASKKFADKHILFRKFLNQNR